A stretch of Nitrospirota bacterium DNA encodes these proteins:
- a CDS encoding ribonuclease H-like domain-containing protein, translating to MSLRAWQNSLKSVTRVIFDIETVGKDFDSLDDATREYLLRWAETEREIQEVKESLSFYPLTGEIIAIGMLNPETQKGAVYFQADELLLPFEEDGIRYEICSEKDILTKFWGAVKSCKAFITFNGRAFDCPFILVRSAVHKIKPLRDLMPNRYSGPHIDLLDQLTFFGAVKRKFNLDMWCKTFGIESPKSEITGYEVKGLFDNKRYTDIARYCAKDLRATRELLYRWENYIKFSA from the coding sequence ATGTCTTTAAGGGCTTGGCAAAATAGCCTGAAGTCAGTGACAAGGGTCATCTTTGACATAGAGACAGTTGGCAAGGACTTTGACTCACTCGATGACGCCACGAGGGAATATCTTCTCAGATGGGCAGAGACCGAAAGGGAAATTCAAGAGGTCAAGGAAAGCCTTTCTTTTTATCCCCTCACAGGCGAGATAATTGCCATTGGAATGCTTAATCCCGAGACCCAAAAGGGTGCGGTTTACTTTCAGGCAGATGAGCTTCTTTTACCATTCGAAGAAGACGGCATAAGGTATGAAATATGCTCTGAAAAAGACATCCTGACTAAATTCTGGGGAGCAGTAAAGTCATGCAAGGCGTTCATAACATTCAATGGAAGGGCATTTGACTGCCCATTCATACTCGTACGCTCTGCGGTTCATAAGATAAAGCCATTAAGAGACCTTATGCCCAACAGGTATAGCGGCCCTCATATAGACCTCCTTGACCAGCTTACATTTTTCGGAGCAGTAAAAAGAAAGTTTAACCTCGATATGTGGTGTAAGACATTCGGCATAGAAAGCCCAAAGTCGGAGATTACGGGCTATGAGGTCAAGGGGCTTTTCGATAACAAAAGATATACCGACATTGCAAGGTACTGTGCAAAAGACCTGAGGGCCACAAG